A genomic region of Salvelinus alpinus chromosome 12, SLU_Salpinus.1, whole genome shotgun sequence contains the following coding sequences:
- the LOC139536116 gene encoding vesicle transport protein GOT1A-like isoform X1, producing the protein MVSITETQKIGVGLTGFGLFFLLFGVLLYFDSVLLAFGNVLFLTGLTFIIGLRRTAGFFFQRQKLRGSTLFLGGVALVLFRWPIIGMAVESYGFVLLFRSFFPVACGFILSLVNIPYLNVPRSISKYGKRCLGSQSNGKTTTIHDPVSKTT; encoded by the exons ATGGTTTCAATCACGGAGACTCAGA agatCGGTGTTGGTCTCACAGGCTTTGGCCTCTTCTTCCTGCTCTTTGGCGTGCTGCTGTACTTTGACTCTGTCTTGCTGGCGTTTGGGAAT GTTCTGTTTCTGACTGGTCTGACGTTCATCATTGGCCTGAGGAGGACGGCCGGCTTCTTCTTCCAGAGACAGAAGCTCAGAGGCTCCACCTTATTCCTGGGGGGCGTGGCCTTGGTGCTGTTCCGCTGGCCAATCATCGGCATGGCCGTGGAGAGCTACGGCTTCGTGCTCCTGTTCAG GTCATTCTTCCCTGTGGCGTGTGGATTCATTTTATCGTTGGTGAATATACCCTATCTCAATGTG CCGAGATCCATCAGTAAATATGGGAAGCGTTGTTTGGGCTCTCAAAGCaatggaaaaacaacaacaatacatgATCCCGTCTCCAAGACTACTTGA
- the LOC139536116 gene encoding vesicle transport protein GOT1A-like isoform X3, whose translation MVSITETQKIGVGLTGFGLFFLLFGVLLYFDSVLLAFGNVLFLTGLTFIIGLRRTAGFFFQRQKLRGSTLFLGGVALVLFRWPIIGMAVESYGFVLLFRSFFPVACGFILSLVNIPYLNVGIHF comes from the exons ATGGTTTCAATCACGGAGACTCAGA agatCGGTGTTGGTCTCACAGGCTTTGGCCTCTTCTTCCTGCTCTTTGGCGTGCTGCTGTACTTTGACTCTGTCTTGCTGGCGTTTGGGAAT GTTCTGTTTCTGACTGGTCTGACGTTCATCATTGGCCTGAGGAGGACGGCCGGCTTCTTCTTCCAGAGACAGAAGCTCAGAGGCTCCACCTTATTCCTGGGGGGCGTGGCCTTGGTGCTGTTCCGCTGGCCAATCATCGGCATGGCCGTGGAGAGCTACGGCTTCGTGCTCCTGTTCAG GTCATTCTTCCCTGTGGCGTGTGGATTCATTTTATCGTTGGTGAATATACCCTATCTCAATGTG GGGATTCACTTCTGA
- the LOC139536116 gene encoding vesicle transport protein GOT1A-like isoform X2, which translates to MVSITETQKIGVGLTGFGLFFLLFGVLLYFDSVLLAFGNVLFLTGLTFIIGLRRTAGFFFQRQKLRGSTLFLGGVALVLFRWPIIGMAVESYGFVLLFRSFFPVACGFILSLVNIPYLNVLYNNFIGSSPSIV; encoded by the exons ATGGTTTCAATCACGGAGACTCAGA agatCGGTGTTGGTCTCACAGGCTTTGGCCTCTTCTTCCTGCTCTTTGGCGTGCTGCTGTACTTTGACTCTGTCTTGCTGGCGTTTGGGAAT GTTCTGTTTCTGACTGGTCTGACGTTCATCATTGGCCTGAGGAGGACGGCCGGCTTCTTCTTCCAGAGACAGAAGCTCAGAGGCTCCACCTTATTCCTGGGGGGCGTGGCCTTGGTGCTGTTCCGCTGGCCAATCATCGGCATGGCCGTGGAGAGCTACGGCTTCGTGCTCCTGTTCAG GTCATTCTTCCCTGTGGCGTGTGGATTCATTTTATCGTTGGTGAATATACCCTATCTCAATGTG TTGTACAACAACTTCATAGGAAGTAGCCCTTCTATTGtctga
- the kiss1 gene encoding metastasis-suppressor KiSS-1, translating into MLQLTVVLMLIASVTETFPASSLRYSHYTQGASPDNAMLKVLRDVSTASTEGPPPDKLPALLPNDVDNPLLEAELPRRVWWWWYPAKPQPQNRIRQNRAWRSSYNHNSFGLRYGK; encoded by the exons ATGCTGCAGCTCACCGTGGTTCTGATGTTAATCGCTTCAGTAACAGAGACTTTCCCCGCTAGCAGCCTCAGATACTCCCACTATACCCAAG GGGCAAGTCCAGACAATGCAATGCTAAAAGTCTTGAGAGATGTATCCACTGCATCAACAGAGGGCCCACCCCCTGACAAACTTCCTGCTCTTCTACCCAATGACGTAGACAATCCACTGCTAGAGGCGGAACTACCCAGaagggtgtggtggtggtggtacccaGCGAAGCCCCAACCACAAAACAGGATTCGTCAGAATCGAGCATGGAGGTCCTCATACAACCATAACTCCTTCGGCCTACGTTATGGAAAATGA